The bacterium genome has a window encoding:
- a CDS encoding CZB domain-containing protein: MHALLEEIENAIAAHELWKERLMAAIETGHSVWAVDKVSVDDQCAFGKWIHMIETDYKDDHFYTTVRELHAHFHKIAGIVLNLALSGFKKQATEIYQGEYQLASQHLLFELHAWKKSL; this comes from the coding sequence ATGCACGCGCTGTTGGAAGAAATAGAAAATGCCATCGCGGCTCACGAGCTGTGGAAAGAACGTCTCATGGCGGCGATTGAAACCGGGCATAGTGTGTGGGCTGTGGATAAAGTGTCCGTTGATGATCAATGCGCGTTTGGGAAATGGATTCACATGATCGAAACGGATTACAAAGACGATCATTTTTACACTACGGTTCGCGAATTGCATGCGCATTTTCATAAAATAGCCGGTATCGTTTTGAATCTGGCTCTAAGCGGGTTCAAAAAGCAAGCCACTGAAATTTATCAGGGCGAATATCAATTGGCCTCGCAACATCTTCTCTTTGAATTGCACGCTTGGAAAAAATCCTTATAG